Within the Chitinispirillales bacterium genome, the region CCAGTTATTCCTATAGGTGGATAATTAATTTTTTCTCCGCCAAATTCTTCAAGCAGTTCTTTATCGCTCCATTTTTCTTTTTCTTCTATGCCATACAGAGTATAAGTTACATTCCACTTTCCTATATTCGCAGTAATATGCGGACCTAAAAACGCTTGAATTACAAAATTGCTCGGATGAAATGTAAATTTTGCCAAAAGAGGAATAATCAAAGCGCTTCTTTTAAAATCAAATGTTTCTTCTTCGTCGCTATATCCTCCGCCCCATTTTGTTACAAGCATTTCCGTTTGAAGTGCAAAAGCATCGACTATCTGTAAACTGACAAAAGGCGCAACGTCAAAAGAAGCGCCGCCTTTATTCCATTTGGCGTCATAATAATCTATAAAAGATTCTAAATCTCCAAGCGGGCGGGAAAGTCCGACGCCGACTCCTAAACGAACGCCAAGATACACTCTTTTCGCGTCTTGCGCAAATGAAAGCGTACATGCCGCCATAATCGTCAAAACACTGAATAACCACTTAACATGTTTCATAAAAACATCTCCTTAAAATTAAAGTTTATGCAAAAGTGCAATGCTTGTCGCCGAAAATTAATAACTCTTATGAATTTATGGAAAGAAAACAGTGGTAAAATCAGAAAAGGCTGCTCTACCGAAATTCATATTTCTTGCGTAAAATACTGAATTGGCTCCATACCGAAAAGCAGAAGGCATATAAGCAGAACAGCCTATACAAGGCGGTTCACCTTGCTGCTTT harbors:
- a CDS encoding outer membrane beta-barrel protein, whose protein sequence is MKHVKWLFSVLTIMAACTLSFAQDAKRVYLGVRLGVGVGLSRPLGDLESFIDYYDAKWNKGGASFDVAPFVSLQIVDAFALQTEMLVTKWGGGYSDEEETFDFKRSALIIPLLAKFTFHPSNFVIQAFLGPHITANIGKWNVTYTLYGIEEKEKWSDKELLEEFGGEKINYPPIGITGGIGFGVKAGPGNVFVDARFITDAGVISQDVPNFYVATGEKAETKKENFLYRAKLSFTVGYEFGLGNR